The genomic window CTATCTGTTATTATTCAGCACAGGGCATCACAGCTCTATTTCCCCTGACTAACATCATATCTACTATCTGTTTGAAATGAAATTGTTGGTGCTGGCAGCCCAGAATAtagctttttttttggggggggggaatcaATAGGGAAACACTTGTGAGTTGTAGTGGAGTGGGGAGCTTACCTGGTAAGGTGTGGCTGTGCGTGAGCGGCCTGTTCTAACAGCAGCCGCTCCCCCGTAGGTAGTCTTCCCTGGGTAGAAGGGGGAATCCCCCAACTGACTGGAGTTCAGCACTGAACTGTTCAACGTAGACTAGCGGAGAAGAAAAACATGGAGGCCGAATATCAAACACAATCATAATGCAGCACCAGCAAGTTTCCAAGCCacgtgtatgtatgcatgcatgcaggTTTTCCTGTAAAGAATTTGGGTAAATTATTAGCTGTCATTATTGCAACTGGTCGAAGTAAATCAATTTAACATCGGTAGCAAAGCGAGTAGAGTTTGCGGACTCTAGACTGGCACTCACAGTGGAGGACTGACTTGACTGACTGACACTCACAGTGGAGGAAGTCCCAAAGACAGACAGGTTGAACGCAGGCTTTTTGAGACTGGACTGGGACTGCTGGGGCCCAGAGTGGGTCCGGTCCATCTCCGGAGACCAGAGCTGGGGTAGCGACGTGGTCTTAAAGTTCGGTACATCTGGGGACAGAGAAGAGACATTTTTGTGTGATTAATCAAACTTGTGTCATGCATCTATGTAACAAAGGACTGAATTTCAGCAATACTGTCTACGCATACTAAAATGTTATATTCAAAATTTGGGAAATTATTTCCCACAGCCACTTCCTACCATTAAAATATATTCTGCTGACTCTAGACCTCAACAGGATTGCTCGTGGCCAAAATGTGATTGAGTACTTTCCACACACACAATCCACAAAACACACTACCTTTTTCTGATGCGCGTGATGAGAAGCCGCTGGTGGTGGAGATGTTGTCGTCCTCGTGCTGGGAGCTGTTGTCCTTGATCTCTTTGACCAGGGTGAAGCTGGACGAGGCCCCAGCGAAGGGGCCCCCGGAGAAAGGggcggaggaggtggagggctcGGAGAACAGGGAGCTGGGGCCCCGCAGGGCCGGGGAGGCGTCCAGGGAGGGGAAGTGGAGGTGGGTGCGGTTGAGGGGGGGCCTCAACAGAACATCCTGGAAGTTCAGGGATGCCCTGCTTGTCGAAGGCTCTGGAGGTTAAGATGGGTTGAAATGACTAGGGTTAAGATGGGTTGATCCATATTTTGAGCTTCAAAATTGCACTGAGGTCCCAAGGCAAGTTCAAATACTGGAATTAGGCTAAACAATCCAAAAACAAAGGATTAAATATCTAAAAATATAATACAGCACCAATGGGCTAGATCTCTGCCATATGTCATAAatatatctgatatactgtatattataccaTATCTGCTCACCTGTATTGCTGCTACCGGGCTCTGCAGAGTCCCGTCCATCAGGAAGGGGGTCTACCTCCTCGCTGTCATTAGGGGGAGGGGCCTGGCTATTCGGCTCCTCCCCCACCATGGCCCCTCCCCCTTCTGCAGCCTCCCCGTTCCTGAAGTATTTCTGCAGCCAAGAAGGAACGATGCTCTTGACTGTGTCTGTCACTCGACTAATCAGGCCTGACTGCTGCTCGTgaacagaaagaggagagaagggtggagataatagaggagggagagagaaatgggaAGGAGGGAGACTTTTAGGACAATAGGTTGATAtttaaatgagaaaataaaaccGTGATGATGAACATCTGTTTGGTGAACGTCTACTGTTACAGTATCTAGCAAACTACACATTTATTCAGGGCAACAAACTACAAAAAAAGGCAAACACACTGATGATGAATATGTTACTAGGTATTGAACGAGACCGCAGTGGGTGCACAGCAAAGTAATTCCTCTCAAAGCCCTACTCAAAAGCTCtcagtagctatgtttccattaacttgtccagtgatttttaGTCGACATTTACAAAGTTTGCATTGAAAATAGATGGGACAATTGCCTGCTACGGTGGGTTTCCATTTAATGGTATTGTGTAGATAGAAACAGTGGTGtaagtgtttccattacccatttaggcaaattgacattaataaattggcgacagcctgtatgccctcccacctatctgtcTCAGGTAGCCTgcaaaagccagcatggataTAATCCAAGTAATATATTGGTTGTTTGCCATTGCCTAATATAGACTGGATCTGCTGTTTTGTCAGAACAACTGCTAGATTTGAGATTTCCCCTTTAGAACGTGAGGAAGGGGACTATAAAGAAAAGAGAGCCGAAGTATTCCTCTAAAAGGGCTGGGGTAACAACCAATGGCTAGCCACACTGTTACCTTACCTGAGTGGAAGCATATCCACGTGTAAAGTGAAGGTCCTGGTTGATCTGATAGGCTGAGGCCCTCTGCAGCTTTGATCTATTGGTGACCAGATTGTTGTTGAATGACCAATCAGGTTGGGTGTACCTCAGGCCAGGCTTCAGAAAGCTTGGTTTCATGCCTGGAGAGGAATTATTAGaggatatatactgaacaaaaatataaacacaacatgcaacaatttcaattatttgactgagttacagttcatataaggaaatcagttaattgaaataaattcattaggccctaatctatggatttccacCCACTGGGCAGCCAGGCCtcgccaatcagaatgagtttcccCCACAAAAATTActtcattacagacagaaataatcctgtttcatcagctgtccgggtggctggtctcagatgatcctgcaggtgaagaagccggatgtggaggtcatgggctggcgtggttacacgtggtctgcggttgtgaggccagttggttgtgcagccaaattctctaaaacgacatttacattttagagtggccttttttgtgcacaaaattggagagaaataagatttatatgcatatggaacatttctgggatcttttatttcagctcatggaaccaacactttacatgttgagtttatatttttgttcagtgttgtCTTGCATTTTTCAAATTCTACCAAATGGACAATTAttgacttacattttagtcatttagcagacgctcttatccagagcgacttagtgagtgcatacattttcatactggccccctgtgggaatcgaacacacaaccctgccgttgcaaacgccatgctctaccaacggagctacacgggacctaaaAAAAAAGCTAAAAGGGTGTCATTTTTGTGCAATTTGGACCAACACTGGCTTCTTAATGTCCACTTCTTAGAGTAAAATAATACATTTTTCAGATTTCACAGTCAGTGCCTAAAATGATATTAAGCCTTTACTAACAGGAGAATGCATTAAACCACTTCCAAAATACATCACTTACCACATGATGAATTCAAAAGGATGAAAATGACAGAAGCATATAGCAAAGAGCTTGAACCTTCAGCAGCTTATTAGCAAACATTAAAAGTGAAATGTGGGAAATTTCAGAACTCTTCAGAATCACTTGGAATCCTCCTTTGGAGCTTTACAGTCTGTGACAAAACAACAATTTCTGACATCCCAAGTGAGCCAGTAAACATATTGTATAATGTTAAACAGAATGTTGCACCGTCACTACCACAGAGTACAATGTTTGCATTTGTACTGGCCAACTGTGTCAATGTAAGTAACACATGCGGGGCGGCAGGtgtcttagtggttaagagcgttgtgccagtaaccgaaaggtcgctggttctaatccccgagccgactaggtgaaaaatctgtcgatgtgcccttgagcaaggcacttaaccctaattgctcctgtaagtcgctctggataagagcgtctgctaaatgactaaaaatgtttttttttaaacatgcagCTGTTGGAGAATACATGAGGGTTTGCATGCAGTCAAAACGCTAAGGAGCCTAAACGTGATAAGTTTCAGTCTAGACATCCTCCGTCTAGACATATGAGGCTCCATGTGCAGCTGCAAAACAACATCAAGAAGATACCCATTGACCTTTAAAGTTTAAACCCTCATGGCCTTACTGAGCACTCCATTCATATAGCTAACATATTTACACATTTGCTGTAATAATCAGGAATTCCATCCCCAATGCACAGTTGAAGCATTTCCTACACAAGTTTGGCTTTAAATGCATACGACTGTAGGTTATTGTTCATATAACTTAGAAAACAATTCATTAAGGAAAACAATGTGAATTGACAACAGGGACCACTCAAATCAGATTTTACCTGTGATTTACCAAAACCCTATAAAGCGACACAATATtggtataataaaataaaattgtcctACAGATATAAATATACAAATCTGCATAGACGCTTCCTTGTTTggtgtacaatgtaaaaaatcTGTGTTCAAACACTGCAGAACTATAATGCGGAAAGAGGGATTACGGCACATCAACGTCAAACAGAATAACCGTTAAACCTTTCATTCTCTCTGACAGACAGCTCAACATCTACTCATGTGTTGCACTTGAAAAAGTTCATGTCAAAACAATAACAAACTGCACGTGGCAATGTTTACCACCTGGCTGGGGCCAGTCCCTTGGGACAGACAACACACTTCGCAAATGCCGCCCCTTTTCGACCAGACAGACAAGCTACATTGTTAAAATGTTTGGCCCGGGCCACTAGGCTACTATAAATTGCTGGAATGCATCCAGGCCACAGACATTATTGATGTGGAGTTCCAGACGCCTGTACATGATTTTCGCGAAGATTACAATGCAAAGAAACCTCATCGCTGAGGAGAGCAGCCTCGCCCCGCCCCCGACCCATTATTTCGACATGTGGCATGACTACATGAACCTAGGGAGGCTGCTGGAGAAACTGTGTGACGTCGCAGATCGGACAGAGACCTCCTATACCCAGCTGAAGGAGCAAGTACCGGACGCCGAGGACCAGACCGGTCGCCAGGAGCAACCGTGGTTTCGTCTGAACTCGATCGGGACTGAGAGCCTGAGTTCTGCAAGCAGCATTTCAGACAACACGAGCCACAGCATGGCTTCCGGCGATTACTGCGGCTTCTGCAAGCAAAATGGAGAAACGGCAGAGATCTACCGGAGCCACAAACTGAAATCCAAAGACGGCAAAGTCATCTGCCCCATTCTGAGGACCTACATTTGTCCTATGTGTGCCGCCACCGGAGACAAAGCTCACACGCGCCGATACTGCCCACAGCGCAACGAAGTAGTGCCGAAATACCGGTGGGCTGTGGAGTAGAAAATAGTTAAATCAATCTGTAAATATGTATGTAGAAAATATATCCAACGTTCTTGTTCACTGTTAGGTAGGCCTATTTTTACCATATTTTTTACGCAAAGTGGCCAATGCGCCTTTGACATGTTctgttataaaaaataaataaacctaTTTTCGTACATGAAATCGTATGTGTTCACAATCTTCTCATTCAGGTGTACTAGCTCCTTATAAAACATTAACTCTCCTGCCAAAATGCACCCTATTGTTATGTGGGAAAGAACTCATAACATGTTAATTACATATTATagttttattgatggcaattacCCATGGATCTTATTTTATTACTCATCCAGTAACAATCATGGCTTTAAAATGAAATCGACTTCCTTATTATCCAAAGTCACCCTAGTCCATTTAAACAAGCAATAGAAAAATATATACTAATACTTTGTACAATACTGGTTTTGGTCCAAACAAAAGTGGATCAGAAATGCCAATATACTTTTAGTCTTCAAAGGATCCCAATTTGCATTTAAGTTTTTTTAAATGGATTTCAGGCAACTTTGAATATAGGGATTTACATAATAAATTCTAA from Coregonus clupeaformis isolate EN_2021a chromosome 17, ASM2061545v1, whole genome shotgun sequence includes these protein-coding regions:
- the LOC121585408 gene encoding nanos homolog 2; translated protein: MWSSRRLYMIFAKITMQRNLIAEESSLAPPPTHYFDMWHDYMNLGRLLEKLCDVADRTETSYTQLKEQVPDAEDQTGRQEQPWFRLNSIGTESLSSASSISDNTSHSMASGDYCGFCKQNGETAEIYRSHKLKSKDGKVICPILRTYICPMCAATGDKAHTRRYCPQRNEVVPKYRWAVE